Proteins from one Corallococcus exiguus genomic window:
- a CDS encoding glutathione S-transferase family protein has translation MKLHGNPMSTCTRKVLNVLAEKGHEVEFINIDLMKHEQKTPAHIARQPFGVVPALELDDGFVMYESRAISRFLDRTLPGPSLTPADPKAYALMEQFIGVEQSYFSGPAMKIVMERFRGTNNEENIAKGREGLKRPLEVLDAALATRPYLAGNDFTLAEVCFAPYMEYLFAMGEKDTVAPYKNVMAWWDRVSNRPSVKKSAGR, from the coding sequence ATGAAGCTCCATGGCAACCCGATGAGCACGTGTACCCGCAAGGTCCTCAACGTCCTGGCGGAGAAGGGCCACGAGGTCGAGTTCATCAACATCGACCTGATGAAGCACGAGCAGAAGACGCCCGCGCACATCGCCCGCCAGCCCTTTGGCGTGGTGCCCGCGCTGGAGCTGGACGACGGCTTCGTCATGTACGAGTCGCGCGCCATCAGCCGCTTCCTGGACCGCACCCTGCCGGGCCCGTCGCTGACGCCCGCGGACCCCAAGGCCTACGCGCTGATGGAGCAGTTCATCGGCGTGGAGCAGTCCTACTTCTCCGGCCCGGCGATGAAGATCGTCATGGAGCGCTTCCGGGGCACCAACAACGAGGAGAACATCGCCAAGGGCCGCGAGGGCCTGAAGCGTCCGCTGGAGGTCCTCGACGCGGCGCTGGCGACCCGGCCGTACCTGGCGGGCAATGACTTCACGCTCGCCGAGGTCTGCTTCGCGCCGTACATGGAGTACCTCTTCGCCATGGGGGAGAAGGACACCGTGGCCCCGTACAAGAACGTGATGGCCTGGTGGGACCGCGTGTCCAACCGCCCGTCCGTGAAGAAGTCCGCCGGCCGCTAG
- the priA gene encoding replication restart helicase PriA — translation MEQEHFALGGFPRAQAEAPSRGSIPLRTRRTDVGREVSEREHAATVRPVVSATPAQLASVAVGRPVRGEFTYLVPEALAGNLAPGQRVLVPFGRGMALGFYLGPANAPVEGGVRLKPIQRVLEDSPSLPKDLIALLRFTAEHYRYPLGEVIRGALPPGLSTAVDEKEAKPDIQFFVEALVTEVPPQLARAPAQVAVLQYLLAVGGRAPLDEVTHAIPGARETLKKLATRKFVKWVEVTLQPGVREGLVQNRPDRLTPEQALAVKELQGAVDAGGFQPYLLHGVTGSGKTEVYLRAVEHTLARGLGSLVLVPEIALTPQLVGRFRSRFGGDVAVLHSGLKDRERLFHWQALRKGTVKIAVGVRSAVFAPVEHLGLIVVDEEHDPSFKQDEKLRYQARDLAVVRGKQASAVVVLGSATPSLETLQNTRSGRYKLIELKNRVDDRPMPTISLVDLRVERPREGQVTEEAPILSPQMLQAMEETVAKGQQVILFLNRRGHSTILLCEVCGLSLKCQDCDVCMTHHRSQNRVVCHYCGVAFPVPDSCRECTGPLLKLGIGTERVEAEVLERMPHARVARLDRDSATSAEKLTELLASFARRELDVLVGTQMVAKGHDFPGVTLVCVVMADTSLAIPDFRAAERTFHLLTQVAGRAGRGKDPGRVLVQTYNPDAEPVKRMLAHDFDGFSKQELEWRKALAYPPFARMASVRLEGEHPEQTAGVARFLGNLVGRHMPPASAGVRLLGPALAPIARIRGKTRWQLLLKAPTHAALAPLLARLEAALADVPNGVKVVIDVDPGAML, via the coding sequence ATGGAGCAAGAGCACTTCGCGCTGGGTGGTTTTCCTCGGGCACAGGCAGAGGCCCCCTCTCGCGGTTCCATTCCGTTGCGGACGCGGCGTACGGATGTGGGAAGGGAAGTGTCGGAGCGGGAGCACGCCGCTACAGTGCGCCCCGTCGTGAGCGCCACTCCCGCCCAACTTGCCTCTGTCGCCGTGGGCCGTCCCGTGCGCGGGGAGTTCACCTACCTGGTGCCGGAGGCGCTCGCGGGCAACCTCGCCCCGGGCCAGCGCGTGCTCGTGCCCTTCGGCCGGGGCATGGCGCTGGGCTTCTACCTGGGGCCCGCGAACGCACCGGTGGAAGGCGGCGTGCGGCTCAAGCCCATCCAGCGCGTGCTGGAGGACTCGCCGTCCTTGCCCAAGGACCTCATCGCGCTCCTGCGCTTCACCGCGGAGCACTACCGCTATCCGCTGGGAGAGGTCATCCGCGGCGCGCTGCCGCCGGGCCTCTCCACAGCGGTGGACGAGAAGGAAGCGAAGCCGGACATCCAGTTCTTCGTGGAGGCGCTCGTCACGGAGGTGCCCCCGCAGCTGGCCCGCGCCCCGGCGCAGGTCGCGGTGCTCCAGTACCTCCTGGCGGTGGGCGGACGCGCGCCGCTGGATGAGGTGACGCACGCCATCCCCGGTGCGCGCGAGACGCTGAAGAAGCTGGCGACGCGCAAGTTCGTGAAGTGGGTGGAGGTGACGCTGCAGCCCGGCGTGCGCGAGGGCCTGGTTCAGAACCGCCCGGACCGCCTCACCCCGGAGCAGGCCCTGGCGGTGAAGGAGCTGCAGGGCGCCGTCGACGCGGGCGGCTTCCAGCCGTACCTCCTGCACGGCGTCACCGGCAGCGGCAAGACGGAGGTGTACCTGCGCGCGGTGGAGCACACGCTCGCGCGCGGCCTGGGCAGCCTGGTGCTGGTGCCGGAAATCGCGCTCACGCCGCAGCTGGTGGGGCGCTTCCGCAGCCGCTTCGGCGGCGACGTGGCGGTGCTGCACTCGGGGCTGAAGGACCGTGAGCGGCTGTTCCACTGGCAGGCGTTGCGCAAGGGCACGGTGAAGATCGCGGTCGGTGTGCGCTCGGCGGTGTTCGCGCCGGTGGAGCACCTGGGGCTCATCGTCGTGGACGAGGAGCACGACCCGTCCTTCAAGCAGGACGAGAAGCTGCGCTACCAGGCGCGCGACCTGGCGGTGGTGCGCGGCAAGCAGGCCAGCGCGGTGGTGGTGCTGGGCTCGGCGACGCCTTCACTGGAGACGCTCCAGAACACGCGCTCCGGCCGCTACAAGCTGATTGAGCTGAAGAACCGCGTGGACGACCGGCCCATGCCCACCATCAGCCTGGTGGACCTGCGCGTGGAGCGTCCGCGCGAGGGCCAGGTGACGGAAGAGGCGCCCATCCTCAGCCCGCAGATGCTCCAGGCCATGGAGGAGACGGTGGCCAAGGGGCAGCAGGTCATCCTGTTCCTCAACCGCCGAGGCCACAGCACCATCCTCCTGTGCGAGGTGTGCGGCCTGTCGCTCAAGTGCCAGGACTGCGACGTGTGCATGACGCACCACCGCTCGCAGAACCGGGTGGTGTGTCACTACTGCGGCGTGGCCTTCCCGGTCCCGGACAGCTGCCGCGAGTGCACCGGCCCGCTGCTCAAGCTCGGCATTGGCACGGAGCGCGTGGAGGCGGAGGTCCTGGAGCGGATGCCACACGCACGCGTAGCGCGGCTGGACCGCGACTCCGCGACGAGCGCGGAGAAGCTGACGGAGCTGCTGGCGTCCTTCGCGCGGCGGGAGCTCGACGTGCTGGTGGGCACCCAGATGGTGGCCAAGGGGCACGACTTCCCAGGCGTGACGCTGGTGTGCGTGGTGATGGCGGACACCTCCCTGGCGATTCCCGATTTCCGAGCGGCTGAGCGGACCTTCCACCTGTTGACCCAGGTGGCGGGGCGCGCGGGCCGCGGGAAGGACCCGGGGCGGGTGTTGGTGCAGACCTACAACCCGGACGCGGAGCCGGTGAAGCGGATGCTGGCGCACGACTTCGACGGGTTCTCCAAGCAGGAGCTGGAGTGGCGCAAGGCGCTGGCCTATCCGCCCTTCGCGCGCATGGCGTCCGTCCGGCTGGAGGGCGAGCACCCGGAGCAGACCGCGGGTGTGGCCCGGTTCCTGGGGAACCTGGTGGGACGACACATGCCGCCAGCGTCGGCGGGGGTGCGCCTGTTGGGGCCGGCCCTGGCGCCCATCGCCCGCATCCGGGGCAAGACGCGCTGGCAGTTGCTCCTGAAGGCGCCGACACATGCGGCGCTCGCCCCATTGCTCGCCCGGTTGGAGGCGGCGTTGGCGGATGTGCCCAACGGGGTGAAGGTCGTCATCGACGTGGATCCCGGAGCCATGCTGTAG
- a CDS encoding response regulator receiver protein, translated as MGASVLLVHDDIATIAAVRRLLSREGHEVILATSAADALIAFGHHLPELIVLAPSVESDRGRVVLEELVQHPEGHKARVLLLSEPIEGFSAPVAPLPLDGPSFVTLVDTLIRAPAEADGWRVVENRTLSEPAKGSAPADEAWHVTSPRSVGGDPALANALFGDLAPLNQTDWEVAAMTREERSAHAVHQQRERSTHLAMNAALEQAHLEVETEAIASIDSALSVGTKSQWTGSAEEGDSGEAWGEEDPDASIGSEWDAEPPNAEDALEGRPPEARTTLRFPFPNEEGEDDAPAEGRLAFREEPLTPPGLKPVKPAPKLGDEGFFDVDSDEDGGAAKASDPEGSAPLAWKELEPDPELDASASPGGVDDSDETDFGSVADDVAAEERAAAAGESQEDAPSEPTAEELAAAGLSNWDVLEADLKASADAREQDDESSSDDAKPVGSDWFDSETVEDAKTEGARPLQWAEPSGTASPAAAASAKDDDAKPGKAASRPDEVTESRDGGTADSAAPRVNTERPLRVAARVPLRSSGKSSASVVASVGVSSANLGDATGTGGSAAVSGNAAGAGGRVAASGTAAGAGGSVAASGTAAGSGSSVAASGNAAGTGGSATASINAAGSGGSVAASSNATGSGGSATGLSDKSGAATGGTSTRSGSESGAVVAAGAGDAVTPAGSSANPRDGAADAVGASSRADARQEVQAPLVPGGLQRANKTRTQEQEAPASARTGAVEPSSDLAAELESLREELALAHAAIEEAEARAADAEALAESEQSLRVELEDRIASEERAREDARLEADAEVEARSAVEVRAEAEVHARARAESLLKQASAAHEASEVRAESATEALAEVEARLAAEAGGRVEAEARAEAEARDRREAEALAEMARLELVELEKRLATEVQAREEAELRARQEAQTREEAEARAELELAARTDVEARLEAETEARIAAEARAEAEARARADASQRAQADSDQAESRDTEDAALRADLDARRAEAEARAEAEAKARTTAEAKVKHSAQALSLVEVRAHQLAQSLSESEAKSKQSAQALAQAETRVQQATQALAQSEAKAKQSAQALAQVEARAQQLAQVLLQGEAKARQSAQAVSQAESRATQAEEARAAAEATVEQNAEALTQAEARAAKAEEALSEAQARLEDADAARLQNEARFAETLSQVNARMEQLKQARQRAEAKAAQPAEALLQAEARVEQLTQALKQAEARATEAEKARDANTEQLKQARAEAEAREEQLNAEAKKIAEQLEQARAEAEARAEQLQQLQANSGSREDQLTQAQARIEQLTQAHTEAEARADQLAQARTEAESRIEQLTRAGSEAEARAEQSTHASTEALARIEQLTQELTQAQARAEQLTQSLSQSESRAEQSTHARTDADELARTRLAQAEQARAEAEATAEQQLQARTAAETRALQAEQKAAEATAKATSEGRLRTVLEVRLDSEGRARQDLEARLETESQARTAAESRLAAETHARTEAEARARSESSDLTQARDTLQAQLDQLREELARERETRTRLEAEAVEQRLQAEREREQLEARAQRDAEEAAAQARATIIPLESPGRPEMAVARSGSLTQEGLSRLILRLCDARMEVRLELKVMNALRVLWLRDGALVGAASSAQGESLVDRARADGLIDARQEAELRLVRSATTGTLLEALRGRGYVREAESVPLVQRYTEQVFLDALAEPSTLYRLVPEPAPHEVALAAATRPPLHLLAEGLRNTLTAESLLDAAGSLRAQVSRGDAHMPPADFGLSARELQLLQAVDGERTLESLLLGAGLPQDGALKALAVARTLGLIALHPPSEDAHGHLPPELDVHRLEAKFEEIQDADYFTVLGLARSAGSEEVKRAYALLAAEFHPLRFAGHPDPALQHRAQQIRAVLTEAARALGDDRLRGEYARNLLD; from the coding sequence ATGGGCGCCTCGGTCCTCCTCGTACACGACGACATCGCAACCATCGCCGCCGTCCGGCGACTGCTGTCCCGCGAAGGGCACGAGGTCATCCTCGCGACTTCCGCCGCGGACGCGCTCATTGCTTTCGGGCATCACCTGCCGGAGCTCATCGTGCTCGCGCCGAGCGTGGAGAGCGACCGCGGGCGCGTGGTGTTGGAGGAGCTGGTGCAGCACCCGGAAGGCCACAAGGCGCGGGTGCTGCTGCTGAGTGAGCCCATCGAAGGCTTCAGCGCGCCGGTGGCGCCGCTGCCCCTGGACGGGCCGAGCTTCGTGACGCTGGTGGACACGTTGATCCGCGCGCCGGCGGAGGCGGATGGTTGGCGCGTGGTGGAGAACCGGACGCTGAGCGAGCCGGCGAAGGGGAGCGCCCCGGCGGACGAGGCCTGGCACGTGACGTCGCCGCGCTCGGTGGGCGGGGACCCCGCGCTGGCGAACGCGCTGTTCGGGGACCTGGCGCCGCTGAACCAGACGGACTGGGAAGTGGCGGCGATGACGCGCGAGGAGCGCAGCGCGCACGCCGTGCACCAGCAGCGCGAGCGCAGCACGCACCTGGCGATGAACGCCGCGCTGGAGCAGGCGCATCTGGAAGTGGAGACGGAGGCGATCGCCTCCATCGACTCCGCGCTGTCGGTGGGCACGAAGTCGCAGTGGACGGGGTCGGCGGAGGAGGGTGACTCCGGCGAAGCGTGGGGCGAGGAGGATCCGGACGCGAGCATCGGCTCCGAGTGGGACGCGGAGCCGCCGAACGCCGAGGATGCGCTCGAGGGCCGTCCGCCGGAAGCGCGCACCACGTTGCGCTTCCCGTTCCCGAACGAGGAGGGCGAGGACGATGCGCCCGCCGAGGGGCGGCTCGCGTTCCGTGAGGAGCCACTCACCCCGCCGGGGCTGAAGCCGGTGAAGCCCGCGCCGAAGCTGGGGGACGAGGGGTTCTTCGACGTCGACTCGGACGAGGACGGCGGGGCGGCGAAGGCGTCGGATCCGGAGGGCTCCGCGCCGCTGGCGTGGAAGGAACTGGAGCCGGATCCGGAGCTGGATGCGAGTGCGTCTCCTGGCGGCGTGGACGACTCCGACGAGACGGACTTCGGTTCAGTCGCGGACGACGTAGCGGCGGAGGAGCGGGCCGCGGCGGCGGGTGAGTCGCAGGAGGACGCACCCTCGGAGCCGACCGCGGAGGAGCTGGCGGCGGCGGGCCTGTCGAACTGGGACGTGCTGGAGGCGGACCTCAAGGCCTCCGCCGATGCGCGCGAGCAGGATGATGAGTCCTCCTCGGATGACGCGAAGCCGGTGGGGTCGGACTGGTTCGATTCCGAGACCGTCGAGGATGCGAAGACGGAGGGGGCCAGGCCCCTCCAGTGGGCGGAGCCTTCGGGCACCGCGAGCCCGGCGGCTGCGGCAAGCGCGAAGGATGATGATGCGAAGCCGGGCAAGGCCGCGTCGCGTCCGGATGAGGTCACGGAATCGCGCGATGGAGGAACGGCGGACAGCGCCGCGCCTCGCGTGAACACCGAGAGGCCGCTGCGTGTCGCGGCCCGTGTCCCGCTGCGCTCGTCGGGCAAGAGCAGCGCGAGCGTCGTGGCGAGCGTGGGTGTCTCGTCCGCGAACCTGGGCGATGCAACAGGCACGGGAGGCAGTGCCGCCGTCTCGGGCAATGCGGCAGGCGCGGGTGGTCGCGTCGCGGCCTCGGGCACTGCGGCAGGCGCGGGTGGCAGCGTCGCGGCCTCGGGCACTGCGGCAGGCTCGGGTAGCAGCGTCGCGGCTTCGGGCAATGCGGCCGGCACGGGTGGTAGCGCCACGGCCTCAATCAATGCGGCGGGCTCGGGAGGCAGCGTCGCGGCTTCGAGCAATGCGACAGGCTCGGGCGGCAGCGCCACGGGCCTGAGCGACAAGTCCGGTGCGGCAACAGGCGGCACTTCCACTCGTTCGGGCAGCGAGTCCGGCGCTGTTGTCGCGGCAGGAGCAGGCGATGCGGTGACGCCAGCCGGCTCCTCCGCGAATCCTCGCGACGGTGCAGCGGATGCAGTCGGTGCCTCGTCGCGCGCGGACGCCCGGCAGGAAGTCCAGGCACCACTGGTGCCCGGAGGCCTGCAGCGGGCGAACAAGACGCGCACCCAGGAGCAGGAAGCCCCCGCATCCGCGCGCACGGGCGCAGTCGAGCCGTCGTCGGATCTCGCCGCGGAGCTGGAATCGCTGCGCGAAGAGCTGGCGCTGGCCCACGCCGCCATCGAGGAGGCGGAGGCCCGGGCCGCGGACGCGGAAGCACTGGCCGAATCGGAGCAGTCGCTCCGCGTGGAGCTGGAAGACCGCATCGCGAGCGAAGAGCGAGCACGCGAAGACGCGAGGCTCGAAGCGGACGCGGAGGTGGAGGCCCGGAGCGCCGTGGAGGTGAGGGCCGAAGCGGAGGTCCACGCCCGCGCCCGAGCCGAGTCCCTGTTGAAGCAGGCCTCGGCGGCCCATGAGGCCTCGGAAGTCCGGGCCGAGTCGGCGACGGAGGCCCTCGCGGAGGTCGAGGCACGGCTCGCGGCCGAAGCCGGAGGCCGGGTGGAGGCTGAAGCCCGCGCGGAAGCCGAGGCTCGCGACCGCCGCGAAGCCGAAGCTCTCGCGGAGATGGCCCGGCTCGAGCTCGTCGAACTCGAGAAGCGGCTCGCCACGGAGGTCCAGGCGCGCGAGGAGGCCGAGCTCCGAGCCCGCCAGGAAGCGCAAACGCGCGAGGAGGCCGAAGCCCGCGCCGAGCTGGAGCTGGCCGCACGCACGGACGTGGAAGCGCGGCTCGAAGCCGAGACCGAGGCAAGAATCGCGGCCGAAGCCCGGGCGGAAGCCGAAGCCAGGGCCCGCGCGGACGCGAGTCAGCGAGCGCAAGCCGACTCCGACCAGGCGGAGAGCCGCGACACCGAGGACGCCGCGCTCCGTGCGGACCTGGATGCGCGGCGTGCCGAGGCGGAAGCCCGGGCCGAAGCAGAGGCGAAGGCTCGCACCACCGCCGAAGCGAAGGTGAAGCACTCCGCGCAGGCGCTGTCCCTGGTGGAGGTGCGAGCGCACCAGCTGGCCCAGTCTCTGTCCGAGTCCGAAGCGAAGTCGAAGCAATCCGCGCAGGCGCTGGCCCAGGCGGAGACGCGGGTGCAGCAGGCCACGCAGGCGCTGGCGCAATCCGAGGCGAAGGCGAAGCAGTCCGCGCAGGCCTTGGCGCAGGTGGAGGCCCGGGCGCAGCAACTGGCGCAGGTGCTGCTCCAGGGCGAAGCCAAGGCAAGGCAGTCCGCCCAGGCGGTGAGCCAGGCCGAAAGCCGCGCCACGCAAGCCGAGGAGGCCCGAGCCGCCGCGGAAGCCACCGTTGAACAAAACGCCGAAGCCCTGACCCAGGCGGAAGCCCGGGCCGCGAAGGCCGAAGAAGCCCTGTCCGAAGCCCAGGCCCGACTGGAAGACGCCGATGCGGCGAGGCTGCAGAACGAGGCGCGCTTCGCGGAGACCCTGAGCCAGGTCAACGCCCGGATGGAGCAGCTCAAGCAGGCCCGCCAGCGAGCCGAAGCCAAGGCCGCGCAGCCCGCCGAAGCCCTGCTCCAGGCGGAAGCCCGCGTGGAGCAACTGACGCAGGCCCTGAAGCAGGCCGAAGCGCGAGCCACCGAAGCCGAAAAGGCCCGCGACGCCAACACCGAGCAGCTGAAGCAGGCACGGGCCGAAGCAGAGGCCCGCGAAGAACAGCTCAACGCCGAAGCGAAGAAGATCGCCGAGCAGTTGGAGCAGGCTCGGGCCGAAGCAGAGGCCCGCGCGGAGCAACTCCAGCAGCTCCAGGCCAACTCGGGGAGCCGCGAGGACCAGCTCACGCAGGCCCAGGCCCGCATCGAGCAGCTCACTCAGGCGCACACGGAAGCGGAAGCCCGCGCGGATCAGCTCGCGCAAGCACGCACCGAAGCCGAGTCGCGCATCGAGCAGCTCACGCGTGCAGGCTCCGAGGCCGAAGCGCGCGCGGAGCAATCCACCCACGCGAGCACCGAAGCCCTGGCCCGCATCGAGCAGCTCACGCAGGAGCTGACCCAGGCCCAGGCCCGGGCGGAGCAACTCACGCAGTCCCTCTCCCAGTCGGAGTCCCGCGCGGAGCAGTCCACGCACGCCCGGACCGACGCGGACGAACTCGCACGGACCCGCCTGGCCCAGGCCGAACAGGCCCGCGCCGAAGCGGAAGCCACGGCCGAACAGCAACTCCAGGCCCGCACCGCCGCGGAAACCCGCGCCCTCCAGGCCGAGCAGAAGGCCGCCGAAGCCACCGCCAAGGCCACGTCCGAAGGCCGGCTGCGCACCGTGCTGGAGGTCCGCCTCGACTCCGAGGGCCGCGCACGCCAGGACCTGGAAGCCCGCCTCGAAACCGAGTCCCAGGCCCGCACCGCCGCGGAATCCCGCCTCGCCGCGGAAACCCACGCGCGCACCGAAGCCGAAGCCCGCGCCCGCTCCGAATCCTCGGACCTCACGCAGGCCCGAGACACCCTGCAAGCGCAGCTCGACCAGCTCCGAGAGGAACTCGCCCGCGAGCGAGAGACGCGCACCCGGCTCGAAGCCGAAGCCGTCGAACAGCGCCTCCAGGCCGAACGCGAGCGCGAACAACTCGAAGCCCGAGCGCAGCGGGACGCGGAAGAAGCCGCGGCCCAGGCCCGCGCCACCATCATCCCCCTCGAATCGCCCGGCCGCCCGGAGATGGCGGTGGCCCGCAGCGGCAGCCTCACGCAAGAGGGCCTCTCGCGCCTCATCCTGCGGCTCTGCGACGCGCGCATGGAGGTGCGCCTGGAGCTCAAGGTGATGAACGCCTTGCGCGTCCTCTGGCTTCGCGACGGAGCCCTGGTCGGCGCCGCGTCCTCCGCGCAGGGCGAGTCCCTCGTGGACCGTGCCCGCGCGGACGGCCTCATTGACGCGCGCCAGGAAGCCGAGCTGCGGCTCGTGCGCAGCGCCACCACCGGCACGCTGCTGGAAGCCCTGCGTGGGCGCGGCTACGTGCGCGAAGCCGAATCCGTCCCGCTGGTCCAGCGCTACACCGAACAGGTCTTCCTGGACGCGCTCGCGGAGCCCTCCACGCTCTACCGCCTGGTGCCGGAGCCCGCGCCCCACGAAGTGGCGCTCGCCGCCGCCACGCGCCCGCCGCTGCACCTGCTCGCGGAAGGGCTGCGCAACACGCTCACCGCCGAATCGCTCCTGGACGCGGCGGGCTCCCTGCGCGCCCAGGTCTCCCGAGGCGACGCGCACATGCCCCCCGCGGACTTCGGCCTCTCCGCCCGCGAGCTCCAGCTCCTGCAGGCCGTGGACGGCGAACGCACGCTGGAGTCACTGCTCCTGGGCGCGGGCCTGCCGCAGGACGGAGCGCTCAAGGCGCTCGCGGTGGCGCGGACGCTGGGCCTCATCGCGCTGCATCCGCCGTCGGAGGACGCGCACGGCCACCTGCCGCCGGAGTTGGACGTGCACCGCCTGGAGGCCAAGTTCGAGGAGATCCAGGACGCGGACTACTTCACCGTGTTGGGGCTCGCACGCTCGGCCGGCAGCGAAGAGGTCAAGAGGGCATACGCGCTGCTCGCCGCCGAGTTCCACCCGCTGCGCTTCGCCGGCCATCCGGACCCCGCGCTCCAGCACCGCGCGCAGCAGATCCGCGCGGTGTTGACGGAGGCCGCCCGGGCGTTGGGAGACGACCGGCTGCGGGGCGAGTACGCCCGTAATCTGCTCGACTGA
- the def gene encoding peptide deformylase → MVREILIWPDPILKQKAKPVAKVDDKVRALIKDMFETMYDAEGVGLAAPQVGILQRIIVLDTRSQQPDARPLAMINPEFVSLEGETTYTEGCLSIPGEAEDVDRAAFATVRYLDEEGQEQTLRCDGLLAIAVQHETDHLDGTVFVDHVSTLKREFIRKRMKKLKASREQGAPASA, encoded by the coding sequence ATGGTTCGCGAGATTCTCATCTGGCCCGACCCCATCCTGAAGCAGAAGGCCAAGCCGGTGGCGAAGGTGGACGACAAGGTCCGCGCGCTCATCAAGGACATGTTCGAGACCATGTACGACGCCGAGGGTGTCGGTCTCGCCGCCCCGCAGGTGGGCATCCTCCAGCGCATCATCGTCCTGGACACCCGGTCGCAGCAGCCGGACGCCAGGCCCCTGGCGATGATCAACCCGGAGTTCGTCTCGCTCGAAGGGGAGACGACCTACACGGAAGGCTGCCTCTCCATCCCCGGTGAAGCCGAGGACGTGGACCGCGCCGCCTTCGCCACGGTGCGCTACCTGGACGAGGAAGGCCAGGAGCAGACGCTGCGCTGTGACGGCCTGCTGGCCATCGCCGTGCAGCATGAGACGGACCACCTGGACGGCACCGTCTTCGTGGACCACGTCTCCACGCTCAAGCGCGAGTTCATCCGCAAGCGCATGAAGAAGCTCAAGGCCTCGCGCGAGCAGGGCGCTCCGGCGTCCGCCTAA
- the nth gene encoding endonuclease III, translating into MELGRGLPVTYNARVARRETVADKRQRAVSILDGLEAAMPDARIELDYRTPLELLVAVILSAQCTDKRVNLVTPALFARFPDAQAYARVEPTDVEPFIRTCGLYRAKAKNIVATARTLVAEHGGQVPLVRDTLAELPGVGLKTAGVVCIHLGGDAAFPVDTHVKRLAYRMGFTPHEDPDKVEKDLQALLPRERWTLGHQLLVWHGRRTCFARSPDCGSCVVAAKCPKKGVRATAKA; encoded by the coding sequence ATGGAGCTTGGGCGGGGCCTCCCCGTGACATACAACGCCCGCGTGGCCCGGCGAGAGACAGTGGCGGATAAGCGGCAGCGTGCGGTGTCGATCCTGGACGGTCTGGAGGCGGCCATGCCGGACGCCCGCATCGAGCTGGACTACCGCACGCCGCTGGAGCTGCTGGTCGCCGTCATCCTGTCCGCGCAGTGCACCGACAAGCGCGTCAACCTGGTGACCCCTGCCCTGTTCGCCCGCTTCCCGGATGCCCAGGCCTACGCGCGCGTCGAGCCCACCGACGTGGAGCCCTTCATCCGCACCTGCGGGCTGTACCGCGCGAAGGCGAAGAACATCGTCGCCACGGCGCGCACGCTCGTCGCCGAGCACGGCGGGCAGGTGCCGCTGGTGCGCGACACGCTGGCGGAGCTGCCGGGCGTGGGGCTGAAGACCGCGGGCGTGGTGTGCATCCACCTGGGCGGCGACGCGGCCTTCCCCGTGGACACGCACGTGAAGCGGCTGGCGTACCGGATGGGCTTCACCCCGCACGAAGACCCGGACAAGGTGGAGAAGGACCTGCAGGCGCTGCTGCCTCGCGAGCGGTGGACGCTGGGGCATCAGCTGCTGGTGTGGCACGGGCGGCGCACGTGCTTCGCGCGCTCGCCCGATTGCGGATCCTGCGTGGTGGCGGCGAAGTGCCCGAAGAAGGGCGTGCGCGCCACCGCGAAGGCTTAG
- the ltaE gene encoding low-specificity L-threonine aldolase, which translates to MKPIDFRSDTVTKPTPAMRRLIADAEVGDDVYGEDPTVRRLEERVAERLGLEAAVFVPSGTQANQIAIGAYCRPGDEVLTEEGSHILQYEGGAVPALWGVQPGPLPGERGLLKPETVTAAVREDNIHNPRTRLLSLENTHNRGGGTVWPVERFKAVVEAGRKAGLAVHLDGARLFNAEVAAGQPASAWASLTDSTSVCFSKGLGAPVGSALAGKKDVIREARRLRKRLGGGMRQAGILAAAALYALEHHVERLAEDHANARRLAEGLAQVPGVKVDLARVETNMVFADLVRPAAEASALLLKQGVLANPTGPHSIRLVCHLDVSTADIDDALARIRQALAA; encoded by the coding sequence ATGAAGCCCATCGACTTCCGCTCCGACACCGTGACGAAGCCCACGCCCGCCATGCGCAGGCTCATCGCCGACGCGGAGGTGGGCGACGACGTCTACGGCGAGGACCCCACCGTGCGCCGCCTGGAGGAGCGCGTCGCCGAGCGGCTCGGACTGGAGGCCGCCGTCTTCGTCCCCTCCGGCACGCAGGCGAACCAGATCGCCATCGGCGCGTACTGCCGTCCCGGCGACGAGGTGCTCACGGAGGAGGGCAGCCACATCCTCCAGTACGAAGGCGGCGCGGTGCCGGCGCTGTGGGGCGTGCAGCCCGGGCCCCTGCCGGGAGAGCGCGGCTTGCTGAAGCCGGAGACCGTCACGGCGGCGGTGCGTGAGGACAACATCCACAACCCGCGCACGCGCCTGCTGTCGCTGGAGAACACGCACAACCGCGGCGGCGGCACGGTGTGGCCGGTGGAGCGCTTCAAGGCGGTGGTGGAGGCGGGGCGCAAGGCCGGGCTCGCGGTGCACCTGGACGGCGCGCGGCTGTTCAACGCGGAGGTCGCGGCGGGCCAGCCCGCGTCCGCGTGGGCGTCGCTAACGGACTCGACGTCGGTGTGCTTCTCCAAGGGCCTGGGCGCCCCGGTGGGCTCGGCGCTCGCGGGCAAGAAGGACGTCATCCGTGAGGCGCGGCGGCTGCGCAAGCGGCTGGGCGGCGGCATGCGGCAGGCGGGCATCCTCGCGGCGGCGGCGCTGTACGCGCTGGAGCACCACGTGGAGCGCCTGGCCGAGGACCACGCCAACGCGCGCCGGCTGGCGGAGGGCCTGGCCCAGGTGCCGGGCGTGAAGGTGGACCTGGCGAGGGTGGAGACGAACATGGTGTTCGCGGACCTGGTGCGTCCGGCGGCGGAGGCCTCCGCGCTGCTCCTGAAGCAGGGCGTGCTCGCCAACCCCACGGGTCCGCACTCCATCCGCCTCGTGTGCCACCTGGACGTGTCCACCGCGGACATCGACGACGCCCTGGCGCGCATCCGTCAGGCTCTCGCTGCCTGA